The genomic region CAACTGATCGACCCGGGCCTTGCCGGTGACGGTGAAGGCCAGCGGCTCGACACTCTTGAGATTGACGTCGAGATCGCTGCCGAGCATGCCGCTGCGCACTTCCAGGCGGATGAACGGTTCGACATAGGCCTGGGCTACCCGCAGGTCGATGTCCTGGGTGCTGACCTTCAGTTTGGCACTGACGGGGCTCAGGTTGACTTCACCGCTGGCGAGGACCTTGCCCTGCTTGCCCAGCCCGCTGTCGAGCTTGAGGGTGAAGGGGGAGTGGTTGAGGCTGTCGAAGTTCTGCAGGTCCAGGTTCAACGGGCCGAGATCGAGCGCGACCGGGGTCTTGTTGGCCCGGTCGGCGAGGTGGACGCGGTAGTCACGCAGTTGCACATCCTTGAGCAGGACTTGCCACGGTTTGCTCGGTGCCGCCGGGGCAGGCGGCGGAGCATCGGCGGTCGCCGGCGCCGGCTTCCTGGCCTCCTTCGTGGATTTGGCTGGCTGGCTGGCGAACAGCTTTTGCCAGTCCAGTTGACCGTCGGCTTCACGGGCGGCCCAGGTTTCCAGCTTGTTGCTGTGGATCTTGCCGACCACCACCTGTTGTTTGGCCAGGTCGACGGAGGTTTCGCTCACGTCCAGGCGTTCCAGGCGCGCCAGTGGGCGGCCATCTGGCGCCTTGATGGCGAACGGCGCCACACTGACCGATACGTTGCTCAGCAGCATCTCGGTCTCTTTGGCGAGACCGAGTTTGTAATCGGTGCTGAGGTTCACGACGCCGTTTTCCAGCTCCAGCGGCAGCGCGTCACGGACATAGGGCCACCAGAGCTTCATCTTGCCGTCGGTGACTTTCAGCGATCCTTCGGAGGCGATCGGCGTCAGGCTGAAGTTGCCTTTCCAGTCGATTCGACCGCCTTGCGGGCCGGCGGCCACCAGGACCATGTCGGCACTGTCGTCGGGCAGGGTGCTGAGGTTTTTCAGTTGCAGGTCCATCTTGTCGTAGAGGAACTCGATGGGCTCGCTGGGGCGCAGGTCCTGGAAGTGCAGGTAACCGTCGGCCAGGCTGATCTGGTCGATACGCAGCGGAAACGGCTTGGCATTCGGGTCGGCCGGCGTCGGCTCGCTGGCCGGCAGCTTGAACAACTGAGCCAGGTTCAGGGTTCCGTCCTTGCTGAAGGACACTTCGGTGTGAGGTTTGACCAGCTGGATTTCAGCCAGGTGCAGCGCGTGGGTCCACAGGCTGTCGATCTGCAGGTTGGCATACAGGCGCTCGAACGAGACCTGTTCCTTGCCCGGCTCGCCGATGTTCAGACCCCACAGCGTGACTTCCAGGCTGAAGGGATTGAGCTCCAGGCGCTGGAGCTTGGCGGGAACCGTGGCGTAGTTCGCCAGTTGCTGATTGGCGATACGCAGCGCTACGCCCGGGAGGATGAAAAAGCCCAGCACGGTGTAGAGCGCGAGGACGGTCAGCAAGGCGCCGAGGGCGCGTTTCAATCCTTTGGACATGTGATGCGTCGTCTTTCTCAGTCGAAGATGCCTTGGAGTATGGCACGCGTTTATGGTTGCGAAGCAATCGCCTTTTTTCTTCGCAACCTACGGTTTTCTGGCGTCATTTCTAGAGTTGCAGGATCAGGGTCTTCAGCGGTGGCTGGCCGTCCTGGGAGGGGAAGTCCCCGGCCGGTTTGAGCACCTGCCAGTCGCGTACCGGCCTGCCGGCTTTTTCCGCGCAGCGCAGGACCTGTTCGCGCCAATCATCCATACCGACTTTTGCCAGGTTGTTGCAGCAGATCAGCACGCCATTGTCGGCGGTGGCCAGCAGCGCGGGCTTGAGCAGGCTCTGATAATCGCGCAGCAGATCGACCGTACCGAAGGCGCTCTTGGCCCAGGCCGGAGGGTCGAGCAGCACCAGGTCGTACTGGCGCTGTTCCAGACGTGGATAGCTCGGCAGCTTCTGGCCCCGGCGCTGGGCAATCGGTAGTCCGGCCAGTTGGCGGATGGCCGGGAAATAGTCGGACTGGACGAACTGCATGGTCGGCAGTTGCGGATTGAGCTGGCCGTTCTCCCGGCCCACTGCGAGGTTACCTTCGGCGAAATCGAGGTTGCAGACCTCCCGCGCACCGCCGGCAGCGGCACTCAGACCGACACCACAGGTATAGGCGAACAGGTTGAGTACGCTTTTGTCGAGGCTGTTTTGCTTGACCCAGCCACGGGCATTGCGCAGGTCGAGGAACAGTAGCGGGTCTTGTCCGGCGTGACGGCCGCGGACCCGATAGTTGAGGCCCCACTCGTGGCCGACCAGATCGGCGAGGGCGTCTTCCTCGGCGCGGTAGATGGAGTCTTCCCGGTCGATTCGCGAATTGCCCCGCGAGCGGTCGTTGTAGACCAGCAGGGTGTTCAAGCCCAAAGCCTGGTTGACGGTTTCATGGGCGCTCAGCAGTGCTTCGCGGTCCAGCGACTGGTGGAAGCTCTGTACCAGCAGTTGCGGGCCGTAGCGGTCGATGGTGAGGCCGCCGATACCCTCCTGGCTGCCGTGGAACAGTCGGTAGCAGTCGGTGCCCTGGGCATGCAGTTCGGCCAGCAGATCCTGGCGTTGGTCGAGGGCGGCGCGCAGCGCCTGGTTCAAGCAAGACATGGAGCGCGCCTTGGGTCGGAATTGGCGCGTAATTCTACCAGTCTTTTGCAGCCCCAGCCTTTTCCGTTCCCGCTGGGCGGGTAGGGAGGCGGCGGCCGTGCCCAAGCGCGGCCGCCGTCGGGGTCAGCCGCGATGGCGGCCGCGGAAGTAGTTGATCAGGCCCTGGGTCGAGGCGTCCTCGGCAGCGGACTCTTCACTGCCGGTCAGGCGGTTGTAAACGCCCTTGCCCAGTTCCTTGCCCAGCTCCACACCCCACTGGTCGAAGGCGTTGATGCCCCAGATGACGCTCTGCACGAACACCTTGTGTTCGTACATCGCTACCAGGGCGCCAAGACGACGCGGGCTGATGCGCTCGACCACCAGGGTGTTGCTCGGGCGGTTGCCCGGGATCACCTTGTGCGGGGCGAGCTTTTGCACGTCGGCTTCGCTCATGCCTTTTTCACGCAGCTCGGATTCCGCCTCGCTGCGGGTCTTGCCGAGCATCAGCGCCTGGCTCTGCGACAGGCAGTTGGCATACAGCCACTGGTGATGGTCGGCGACCGGGTTGAAGCTGACGATCGGCACGATGAAGTCGGCCGGGATCAACTGGGTACCTTGATGCAGCAACTGGTGGTAGGCGTGCTGACCGTTGCAGCCGACGCCGCCCCAGATCACCGGGCCGGTATCGGTCGACACCGGCGTGCCGTCCTGGCGCACGCTCTTGCCGTTGGATTCCATGTCCAGCTGTTGCAGGTGCTTGGTGATGTTGCGCAGGTAGTGGTCGTACGGCAGGATCGCATGGCTCTGCGCGCCCCAGAAGTTGCCGTACCAGACGCCCAGCAATGCCAGCAGTACCGGCATGTTCTGTTCGAACGGCGCGTTCTGGAAGTGCTGGTCCATGGTGTAGGCACCGGACAGCAGCTCCTTGAAGTTCGACATGCCGATGGCCAGGGCGATCGGCAGACCGATAGCCGACCACAGCGAGTAACGGCCGCCTACCCAGTCCCACATCGGGAAGATGTTCTCTTCGCGGATGCCGAAGGCCACGGCGGCGGCGTTGTTACTCGACACAGCGATGAAGTGCTTGTACAGCTCGGCCTCGGAACCGCCCTGGGCCAGGTACCAGGCACGCGCGGCCTGGGCGTTCTTGAGGGTTTCGAGGGTATTGAAGGATTTCGACGAGACGATGAACAGGGTGGTCTCGGCGCGGATCTTCGCCGACAGCTCATGGAACTCACTGCCGTCGATGTTCGCCAGGTAGTGGCAGCGCACGCCCTTGTGGGTGTAGGACAGCAGGGCTTCGGAAACCAGCTCCGGGCCGAGGAACGAGCCACCGATACCGATGTTCACCACGTCGGTGATCGGTTTTTCGGTGTAGCCGCGCCACAGGCCGTCGTGGATGCGCCCGACCAGCTCGGTGATCTGGTTCAGCACCTTGTGCACATCCGGCATCACGTTGGCGCCGTTGACCAGCAGCTTGTCGCCAACCGGTCGGCGCAGTGCGGTATGCAGTGCCGGGCGGCCTTCGGAGGAGTTGACCGGCTCGCCGGCGAACAGCGCCTTGATGGCACCTTGCAGGTCGACTTCGTTGGCCAGGCCGACCAGCAGGTTGCGGGTTTCGCTGGTGATCAGGTTCTTGGAGTAGTCGAGAAACAACCCGCAGCTGCTGAGGGTGAATTGATTGAAGCGCTGCGGATCGGCATTAAAGGCTTCGCGCATGCTGAAGTTGTGCATGTTTTCGCGGTGTTGATTCAGCGCCTGCCAGGCGGGCAGAGCGGTCACGTCGTGAGGAGTGCGGTAGTACGCCATCGCTGCGGATTTCCTTTTACGAGAACTGCCTTTTGGACATTTGGCTTTTTGGACACCAGAAACGCCGGAACGTCCTGCTTTATCGGTGGCAGTGTCCGGCAACCTGCGTCGGCACGGTTGGGAGACGCAGCGCGATTACAGTAAACCTCGCGCTGGCATCTGTCTTGGCTTTGTCTGACCTTTTCCCGGTACTTTTTCGCACTCACCCAGGTTTTGGTAAGCAGGCGAACAGCCCTGAAGTGATATAGAGGGCCACGTGCGGCGGCAGTTTGCCCGAAGCCTGGGGCTCGGGCAATCGCTGCTCAGGCGGGGGCGTCGAGGTTCAGGTGCAGGTTGTCGATCAGGCGGGTGCTACCGAGGAAGGCGGCGACCAGAATCACCAGGTCGCGGTCCTGCGCGGTGGCCGTGCGCAGGTTCAGGGCGTGGCGGATTTCCAGGTAATCGACCCGAAAACCGGCGCTTTCGATCAGCTTGGCCTGTTCGGCGAGCAACTTTGCATAATCACGTTCGCCCTGCTCGATGGCCGTGGCGATCTGGCTCAGGCTGCGATACAGCGCAGGGGCGGCGGCACGATCCTGCTCGCTGAGGAAACCGTTGCGTGAGGACAGGGCCAGGCCGTCGGCGGCGCGCACCGTCGGTTCGCCGATGATCTGGACCGGCATGTTCAGGTCATGGACCAGGGCGCGAATCACCGCCAGTTGCTGAAAGTCTTTTTGGCCGAATACCGCCAGGTCCGGCTGGACCATGTTGAACAGCTTGCTGACCACGGTCGCCACGCCCTCGAAGTGCCCGGGACGGCTGGCGCCGCACAAGCCTTCGGACAGTTGCGGGACACTGACGCGGGTCTGCCCGGCCATGCCGTCGGGGTACATCTCTTCCACGGTTGGCGCGAACAGCAGATGACAGCCGGCTTCCAGCAGCTTCTCCTGGTCGGCGGCGAGGGTCCGAGGGTACTTGTCGAGGTCTTCGTTGGCGCCGAACTGCAGCGGGTTGACGAAGATGCTCGCCACCACGAAATCCACCCGCTGTGCGGCCTTGGTCACCAGAGCGGCGTGACCGGCATGCAGGTTGCCCATGGTCGGTACGAAACCGATGCGTTTACCTTCGCTGCGGGCCCGCCCTACGGCGGCGCGCAGTTCGCGGACGGTCTTGACTGTATTCATGCCGAAAACCCGTGTTCGGTGCCGGGGAAGGTGACGGCCTTGACTTCGCTGACGTAGGCGCCCAGAGCGGCCTGGATACTGGTCTGGCCGGCCATGAAGTTTTTCACGAACTTGGGCACCCGACCGCTGATGGACAGGCCGAGCATGTCGTGCAGCACCAGTACCTGGCCGTCGGTCGCACTGCCAGCACCGATGCCGATGACCGGCACCTTGACCGCCTGGGTGATCTCCGCAGCCAGATCGCTCGGTACGCATTCGAGCAGGATCATCGCGGCACCGGCCTGTTCCAGGGCGATGGCATCGGCACGCATCTGCCGCGCCTGGGCTTCGCCACGGCCCTGGACCTTGTAGCCACCGAAGAGGTTCACCGATTGCGGCGTCAGGCCCATGTGTGCACAGACCGGTACACCACGCTCGGCCAGCAGGCGAATGGATTCGGCGAGCCAGGCGGCGCCCTCGACCTTGACCATGTTGGCGCCGGCCTGCATCAGTTGGGCACTGTTGTGCAGGGTTTGTTCGACGGTGGCATAGGCCATGAATGGCAGGTCGGCGACAATGAAGGCACCCTGGTTACCACGCTTGACGCTGGCGGTGTGATACGCGACTTCGGCCACGGTCACGGGCAGTGTGCTGTCATGCCCTTGGGACACCATGCCCAGCGAGTCGCCAATCAGCAGCACTTCGACGCCGGCTTCACAGCTGGCCTGGGCGAAGGTGGCGTCATAGCAGGTCAGCATGGTGATTTTCTCACCTTTTTGCTTGAGGCTTTGCAAGGTGGTCAGGGTAATGTCTGGCATGGAAAAGTCCTCTTCAGGCGCTGTGCAAATTACTGCGAGTAACGCGCGTGATTCGTCATTTATACAGGCGCACGTTCTTTTGTCGTGCTTATAAAGCCTGGATTGCGCCCTTTAACGCCGCCGGGGCGGCAACGGGACGCCTATAGTCGTGAGGAGAACTGGGGAAGTCAATCGTGTGTGTTACCGCAATGTTACTGGGGGAGTGTTACCGCATCTGACTGATGCGATTCAGCAGGCGTTAACCGGGCTGGGGCAGAACGATCCTCTATAGGAGCGTGGCTTGCCCGCGAAGCTTCTGGCGACCTCAAGGCCCCATTCGCGGGCAAGCCGCGTTCCTGCTGGGTTACGGGGCGAGACGTTCCAGGCCGACGAACGGGCACTGGGCAAGCAGGGTCTGCAGGCTGCGGCCATCGGCCAATTGCAGATCGGTCGGGGCCAGTTCCGCCAGCGGATACAACACAAACGCACGGGCGTGCATGTGATAGTGCGGGACCTTCAGGCGCGGTTCGTCGATCAGACGCTCGCCGAACAACAGGATATCCAGGTCCAGCGTGCGTGGCCCCCAGCGCTCATGGCGTTCGCGACCCTGGTCGATTTCGATGCGTTGCAGGGCATCGAGCAACTCCAGTGGCGCCAGGTGACTGTCGAGTGCCACCACTGCATTGGTGTAGCGCGGTTGGCCCGGGAGTAGCGAGTCGCTCTGGTAGAACGCGGAAACGCCTGCCAGTGCGCTGTCCGGCAGTTGTGCCAGGGCCTGGACCGCGTGACGCAACTGTTCGGCCGGCTCAGCCAGATTGCTGCCCAGGCCGATATAGATGCGTTCCATCAGTTTACTCGTCCGAACCGGCGGTGCGTTTACGCTTGCCGGTACTGCTGCGCCGACGTTTGCGCGGGGCGCCAGTGGCCTCGTCCTTGCCGCTGAGGCCACGAATCATGTCGCGGCGGCCGGCATCGTTGGCGTCCTGGTAATCGGTCCACCACTCACCCAGGCCATCGGTCTGCTCGCCTGCGGTCTCGCGCAGCAGCAGGAAGTCGTAACCGGCGCGGAAGCGCGGGTTGTCCAGCAACTGGTCGGCGCGTTTGCCGCTGCGGCGTGGCAGACGCTCCTGCATGTCCCAGATCTCGCGGATCGGCATAGTGAAGCGCTTGGGAATCGCAATGCGCTGGCACTGTTCGCTGATCAGTTCGTGAGCCGCTTCCTGCATCGCTGGAATCGGCGGCATGCCGCGCGACTGCAGGCGCAACACCCGCGCCGGCAGCGCTGGCCACAGCAGGGCCGCGAACAGGAATGCCGGGGTGACCGGCTTGTTCTGCTTGATGCGCAGGTCGGTGTTGACCAGTGCCTGGCTGATCAGCGTGTGGGTGTAGCTCGGGTTGTGTTCCAGGGCCTCGAAACTGGCCGGGAACAGCGGCTCGAACAGGTTCAGGTCGACGAGCATCTCGAAGGTGTCTGCGGCATGGCCGGAGAGGAACAGCTTGAGCACTTCCTCGAACAGTCGCGCCGAAGGGATCTCGCGCAGCAGCGCTGCCAGGTCGCGGATCGGCGCGACCGTGTGCCGTTCGATGCCGAAATCGAGCTTGGCGGCGAAACGGACCGCGCGCAGCATCCGCACCGGGTCTTCCTGGTAGCGTCGGGTCGGGTCGCCGATCAGGCGGATCAACCGATTGCGGATGTCGTGTACGCCATTGGCGTAATCGAGAATGCGCTCGCTGACGGGATCGTAGTACAGGGCATTGATCGTGAAGTCACGACGCTGGGCATCGTCTTCAAGGGTGCCATAAACGTTGTCGCGCAGGATGCGCCCGCTTTCGTTGCGCGAGGACTGGTTGCTGTCTTCCTCGTCCTCATCCTGCGGATGATTGGCGCGAAAGGTCGCGACTTCGATGATTTCGCGGCCGAAATGAATGTGCACCAGCTTGAACCGCCGACCGATGATGCGAGCGTTGCGGAACTCGGCACGGATCTGTTCCGGCGTGGCGCTGGTGGCGACGTCGAAGTCCTTGGGCGTGATGCCCAGCAGCATGTCGCGCACACAACCACCGACCAGGTATGCCTGGTAGCCGGCGTTCTGCAGGCGCTCGACGATATTCACCGCATACCGGCTGAACTGGGCCTTTTGCAGCGAATGCTGGCTGCTGTTGAGCACTTCAGGCGTGCTGCGCTTATGTTGCGGTCTACGCAAGGGGGAACGGAATGACTGGAACAGCTTCTTCAGCATGGGATGCACTGTTTGAAGGAATATTCGGCGAGCACGGAGAATGGCCGCATGATGGGCGGTGATTCTAGCATTTAGTCGAGGGATGGTGTAGGACGCTGCAGAGTGAGAGTCCAAGGATTGCTCAAGGCCTTGTGGGGCGGGCCTGGGAAGGGGAATTGCGGAAACTACAAGGGGAGCCGAAGCTCCCCCAGAAGTAGTTGCGTGCTCTTTTTTATTATGGTCGCGGGCTTTTTGTTTTTGTTGATCGCCCTGTGTCACAAGTTTTTACCCTTGTGACGTCTCCCAATCGGGAGTCAAGAGCAAACGGATTGCTTTGGTCGCTGTGTTGTCATGATCCGAGGATCTAACCAGTTCAGGCTCTGCTTTGAGTGCAGTTTTTGTTGTTCTCGGCCTGGTCATGGGGCAAGCCCCAAATACAACGCCTCTCCAAAAGAATCAGTTAGCTGCGCCTCCGCCGTGTTGTTTTTGTTATGCGTGAGTCGATTCGTCTTATTTTTATTGTCTTGTACATTGCTTGTTATTGTTCTTGTACCAGAGATATAGCAGGTGTCGTGCCAACTTTTGCGATTCCCAGTAAAACCGGGGGTTCGAGGGCTTTTCGGTTTTTCGTGGCCGAAAAAAAGCCGGGTCTTCGTTACCGATAGACCCGGCTTTTGTTACGTGAAAAATCCGAGGTAACAGTTTTTTCACATTCCAGGGTGTTACCTGGGAGGCTGGACTGTGGCTCAGCTCTCGCTGATCACTCCGGTTTTACGCCGTGGAATACCCAGGCGCTGGCGTCGCTCCCACAGGCACTTGCGGCTGACGCCGAGCTTGCGGGCCAGTTCGGTTTCGGTCATGTGGTCCTGATGCTCCAGGACGAAATGCTGGAAGTAGTCCTCCAGTGACAGGTCCTCGGTCGGCTCGTGACTGGTATTGGCCGTGCTGCCAGACGCCGGCGCAAGGCCCAGGAAGTCCTCTTCCTCCAGGTCGCTCAGCTCGATGTCGATACCCAGCAGGTCGGCCGAGATCTCCGGGTTTTCACACAGGATCACGGCGCGCTCGACCGCATTCTCCAGCTCGCGGACGTTACCCGGCCAGGAGTAGTGACGGATGGCCTGTTCGGCATCTGCGGCGAACTTGAGGTCGTTGCGGCCGATGCGTGCACTCTGGCGGGCGAGGAAGGCATTGGCGATCTCGTTGACGTCCGCACCCCGCTCGCGCAGGGCCGGCAGTTTCAGGGCGATCACGTGCAGGCGGTAATACAGGTCTTCGCGGAACTGGCCGATCTTGGCCAGGCTCTTGAGGTCGCGGTGTGTCGCGGCGATCAGCCGTACGTCGACTTTCTGCGACTGCACCGAGCCGACCCGGCGGATCTCACCCTCCTGCAGCACGCGCAGCAGGCGGGCCTGGGCCTCCAGCGGCAGTTCGCCGATTTCGTCGAGGAACAAGGTTCCACCGTCGGCGGCCTCCACCAGGCCGGCACGACCCGCGCTGGCGCCGGTGAATGCGCCTTTCTCGTGGCCGAACAGCTCGGATTCGATCAGCGTTTCCGGAATGGCCGCGCAGTTCACCGAAATCATCGGTGCCTTGGCCCGCTTGGACAGGTTGTGCAGGGCGCGGGCGACCAGTTCCTTGCCGGTGCCCGACTCGCCCTGGATCAGTACATTGGAGTCGGTGGGCGCGACCTTGCGGATCTTGCCATAGAGGTCCTGCATCGGTGGGCAGGAGCCGATGATACCGATCTCGCCGTTACTGTTACCGCTCGCGGATTTGTCCGCCGCACCACCGCTTTTCGGCGCGCTGCGCTCGGCGGGAGCGCCCTGGCCGCTCTGGCGATCACGCAGGATGCGGGCCACGGCCTGGAGCATCTCGTCGTGGTCGAACGGTTTGGCGATGTAATCCACCGCGCCCATCTTCATCGAGTCGACCGCCGAGCGCAGGCTGGCGTAGCTGGTCATGATCAGCACCGGGGTGCCTTGGCCCAGCTTGATCAGTTCGGTGCCCGGCGCGCCGGGCAGGCGCAGGTCGCTGACGATCAGGTCGAACGAGGGAATGCTGAAGCGCTCCTGGGCTTCCTGTACCGAGCCGGCTTCGCTGACCTGGTACTGATTGCGCTCCAGCAGGCGACGCAGTGCTGAGCGGATAATGGTTTCGTCTTCGACGATCAAAATGTGCGGCATTGATTCGGTTCTCTCGACGGTCTCAGTTCACAGCGGACGTCGCTTCGACATGACGGGGCAACGTTATCCGGATACGGGTGCCACGTTGGCTTTCGGTGTCAGCCGGGCTGTCGATGGTGATTTGTCCATAATGCTCTTCAACGATGGAATAGACCAGCGCAAGGCCCAGTCCGGTACCTTCGCCAGGGTCCTTGGTGGTGAAGAAGGGTTCGAACAATCGATCCATGATGTTCTTCGGGATACCACTGCCTTCATCTTCGACGATCAGATCGACGGTATGTTCGAAGGCTTCGCTCTTGACCCGCACCGCGCTGCCGGCAGGCGACGCGTCACGGGCATTGGACAGCAGGTTGATCAGCACTTGTGCCAGGCGCTGTGGATCGCCTTCGGCATAATGTTCCGGGTCGCAGAGGTTGAAGAACTGTACTTCGAAATTGCGCCGATTCAGCGCCAGCAGACCAATGGCATCCTGTGCGACTTCGGCCAGGCACACCGCTTCGTCGTTGTGCTGGTGGCTGCCGGCATGGGCAAAGCTCATCAGCGACTGGACGATGCGTGATACGCGTTTGGTCTGTTCGAGGATCTGGCTGCTGATTTCGATGATTTCGCCATCTTCCTCACGCTCTTCGCGCAGGTTCTGCGCCAGGCAGGCGATACCGGTGATCGGGTTGCCGATTTCATGGGCGACCCCGGCCGCCAGACGGCCGATACTCGCCAGGCGCTCGGAGTGCACGAGTTTGTCTTCGAGCATCTGGGTTTCGGTCAGGTCCTCGACCAGCAGGACCAGCCCGCTGTTGCCGGGCGCCAGCGGTTCGTCGATTGCTGCCTTGTGCAGGTTGAGCCAGCGGGTCTGGCCATCGAGGGCCAGGCGCTGTTTGTGCAAGTGTTCGTCGGGCAGGTTGATAAAACCTTGTAACAGTTCTTTCCAGGGCTCGCCCAGTGTCGCCAGGCGCGAGCCGACCACCCGTTGCGCGGCGACGCCGGTGAGTTCTTCCATTGCTCGGTTCCACATCAGGATTTCCTGATCCTTGGCCAGCGAGCAGACCCCCATCGGCAGTTCCTGCAAGGTCTGGCGATGGTAGCGGCGCAGGGCATCGAGTTCGGCCGCGAGGCCCGTCAGGCGCGAGTGGTAATCCTCGAGGCGGCTCTCGATGAAGTGGATGTCCTCGGTGACATAGCTTTCTCCGCCGACCTTGTAGGGCAGGAAGGTTTCGACCATGTCCTGGGCCACGCTCGGTCCCATCAGGCCGGACAGGTTGGCTTCGATCCGGTCACGCAGGCGCCGCAGGGCATAGGGGCGTCGCTCGTCGAACGGCAGGTAGAGATCGCGCAGGGCCTGCTCGACTTCCTTCTGCGCGGCCTTGGCGCCCAGTGGCTTGGCCAGTTGCGTGGCGAACTCCTGTGGCGAGGCCGCATGCAGCTCGCGGCGCTGCGGACGGCGGACGTTGTCGACCGCACAGGCCTCGGCGGCGCTGGCTTCCTCGGCACTGGCGTTACTGAACAGCGAGACCAGGGTGAACATCAGCACGTTGGCCGCCAGCGAGGCGATGGCCGCCATATGCCAACTGGTGTCGTCCAGTACGTAGATCATGTTCAGCAGTGGAATATAGAAACCCTGCAGGTTGCCGACCAGCGGCAACATCATGGTCACTATCCAGACCAGTACCCCAGCCAGCAGGCCGGCGATGAAGCCGCGCCGATTGGCGGTCGGCCAGTACAGCACCGACAGGACCCCAGGCAGGAATTGCAGGGTGGCGACGAAGGCGACGATGCCCAGGTTGGCCAGGTCCTGCTCGGCCCCCAGCAGCAGGTAGAAGCCATAGCCGGCCATGATGATCGCGACGATCAGGGCGCGGCGGGTCCACTTCAGCCAGCGGTAGATGTTGCCTTCAGCCGGCGGCTGGTAGAGCGGCAGTACCAGGTGGTTCAGGGCCATGCCGGAGAGGGCCAGGGTGGTGACGATGATCAGTCCGGTGGCCGCCGAGAGCCCGCCGACATAGGCCAGCAGGGCCAGGGCCGGGTTATTCGCGGCAATGCCGATACCGAGGGTGAAGTATTCCGGGTTAGTGGTTGCCCCAAGCTTCAGGCCGGCCCAGAGAATCAGTGGTACCGCCAGGCTCATCAGCAGCAGGAACAGCGGCAGGCCCCAACTGGCGCTGACCAGGGAACGCGGGTTGAGGTTCTCGGTAAAGGCCATGTGATACATGTGCGGCATCACGATAGCCGAGGCGAAGAACACCAGCAGCAAGGTCCGCCAGGGACCTTCCTGCAGCGGCGTGTGCAGGGCGGCGAGGGCGGTCTGGTTCTGCAGCAGCCACAACTCGAGCTGCTGTGGGCCGTCGAATACGCCATAAAGAGCATAGAGGCCGACACCGCCGATGGCGACCAGCTTGATCACCGACTCGAAGGCGATCGCGAACACCAGACCCTGGTGTTTTTCAC from Pseudomonas asplenii harbors:
- a CDS encoding DUF748 domain-containing protein, which translates into the protein MSKGLKRALGALLTVLALYTVLGFFILPGVALRIANQQLANYATVPAKLQRLELNPFSLEVTLWGLNIGEPGKEQVSFERLYANLQIDSLWTHALHLAEIQLVKPHTEVSFSKDGTLNLAQLFKLPASEPTPADPNAKPFPLRIDQISLADGYLHFQDLRPSEPIEFLYDKMDLQLKNLSTLPDDSADMVLVAAGPQGGRIDWKGNFSLTPIASEGSLKVTDGKMKLWWPYVRDALPLELENGVVNLSTDYKLGLAKETEMLLSNVSVSVAPFAIKAPDGRPLARLERLDVSETSVDLAKQQVVVGKIHSNKLETWAAREADGQLDWQKLFASQPAKSTKEARKPAPATADAPPPAPAAPSKPWQVLLKDVQLRDYRVHLADRANKTPVALDLGPLNLDLQNFDSLNHSPFTLKLDSGLGKQGKVLASGEVNLSPVSAKLKVSTQDIDLRVAQAYVEPFIRLEVRSGMLGSDLDVNLKSVEPLAFTVTGKARVDQLHTLDTLKSRDFVKWQKLQIDGLSYQHGESLSIDKVSLFQPYARFMINDDRTTNVDDLLIPQPASDGKKSAAKPAASNSKPLGIHIGGIAINDGSANFADFSLTPNFATAVQQLNGQIGTIDSRQAKPADIDVKGKVDRYAPVTIKGALNPFDPMASLDIATSFKRVELTTLTPYSGKFAGYRIRKGRLNLDLHYLITKGQLKAENKLVVEQLQLGEKVDSPDAVDLPIKLAIALLKDTDGKISIELPVSGDLNNPQFSVMPIVWQTLRNLVLRAATAPFKFIGGLISGGDAQDLSNVSFAPGSSDLSKDAESSLTKLAAALKERPNLRLEIEGTSAQSSDGMLIAQQRLEREYQATYYKMLQRRGDKVPAQAAQLQVPEDEKAPMLEGIYRNLIKQQPPAEWAQLSRDERTAKLRDAVLKNWSGNAVLLRKLGQDRASSIKDFLVDKGQLEDDRVYFIDATLGEAEGDGRVITPLHLDSE
- the pgi gene encoding glucose-6-phosphate isomerase; amino-acid sequence: MAYYRTPHDVTALPAWQALNQHRENMHNFSMREAFNADPQRFNQFTLSSCGLFLDYSKNLITSETRNLLVGLANEVDLQGAIKALFAGEPVNSSEGRPALHTALRRPVGDKLLVNGANVMPDVHKVLNQITELVGRIHDGLWRGYTEKPITDVVNIGIGGSFLGPELVSEALLSYTHKGVRCHYLANIDGSEFHELSAKIRAETTLFIVSSKSFNTLETLKNAQAARAWYLAQGGSEAELYKHFIAVSSNNAAAVAFGIREENIFPMWDWVGGRYSLWSAIGLPIALAIGMSNFKELLSGAYTMDQHFQNAPFEQNMPVLLALLGVWYGNFWGAQSHAILPYDHYLRNITKHLQQLDMESNGKSVRQDGTPVSTDTGPVIWGGVGCNGQHAYHQLLHQGTQLIPADFIVPIVSFNPVADHHQWLYANCLSQSQALMLGKTRSEAESELREKGMSEADVQKLAPHKVIPGNRPSNTLVVERISPRRLGALVAMYEHKVFVQSVIWGINAFDQWGVELGKELGKGVYNRLTGSEESAAEDASTQGLINYFRGRHRG
- the panC gene encoding pantoate--beta-alanine ligase yields the protein MNTVKTVRELRAAVGRARSEGKRIGFVPTMGNLHAGHAALVTKAAQRVDFVVASIFVNPLQFGANEDLDKYPRTLAADQEKLLEAGCHLLFAPTVEEMYPDGMAGQTRVSVPQLSEGLCGASRPGHFEGVATVVSKLFNMVQPDLAVFGQKDFQQLAVIRALVHDLNMPVQIIGEPTVRAADGLALSSRNGFLSEQDRAAAPALYRSLSQIATAIEQGERDYAKLLAEQAKLIESAGFRVDYLEIRHALNLRTATAQDRDLVILVAAFLGSTRLIDNLHLNLDAPA
- a CDS encoding class I SAM-dependent rRNA methyltransferase, with the translated sequence MSCLNQALRAALDQRQDLLAELHAQGTDCYRLFHGSQEGIGGLTIDRYGPQLLVQSFHQSLDREALLSAHETVNQALGLNTLLVYNDRSRGNSRIDREDSIYRAEEDALADLVGHEWGLNYRVRGRHAGQDPLLFLDLRNARGWVKQNSLDKSVLNLFAYTCGVGLSAAAGGAREVCNLDFAEGNLAVGRENGQLNPQLPTMQFVQSDYFPAIRQLAGLPIAQRRGQKLPSYPRLEQRQYDLVLLDPPAWAKSAFGTVDLLRDYQSLLKPALLATADNGVLICCNNLAKVGMDDWREQVLRCAEKAGRPVRDWQVLKPAGDFPSQDGQPPLKTLILQL
- the panB gene encoding 3-methyl-2-oxobutanoate hydroxymethyltransferase, yielding MPDITLTTLQSLKQKGEKITMLTCYDATFAQASCEAGVEVLLIGDSLGMVSQGHDSTLPVTVAEVAYHTASVKRGNQGAFIVADLPFMAYATVEQTLHNSAQLMQAGANMVKVEGAAWLAESIRLLAERGVPVCAHMGLTPQSVNLFGGYKVQGRGEAQARQMRADAIALEQAGAAMILLECVPSDLAAEITQAVKVPVIGIGAGSATDGQVLVLHDMLGLSISGRVPKFVKNFMAGQTSIQAALGAYVSEVKAVTFPGTEHGFSA